Proteins encoded by one window of Bacteroidota bacterium:
- a CDS encoding MFS transporter, with translation MSISKQKSSNYFFPLMIVGIMYFAVGFGVGISGFLTPALKSAFDLSIGQSYLVTAAIFSAFVIFGGPSGWVIKKIGYKLSMMLAFFIMAIGMFLFVPSANAESFPIFLFALFVGGMGNTLLQASINPYVTLIGPIESTVMRMSLMGIMNKGAWWIAPLFLGFFIDLQDVKLDDIVFPFYIVTGIMIFLGVFTYFSKLPEVKAEGEENNEVVEEDSTTSYAYGKTSIMQFPHLLLGVVAIFIFVGIETLPMTSIIDFARATFGDNDPDLAGYSKYVSIGLILGYIFGALAIPKLISQTKALILFTLIGIGSTTLLVFSPAQYAFYALLFVSFSNSIMWGAIWPLAIEDLGKFTKKGSSLLVTGIVGGAVIPLIFGFLVDFIKGSAEIATVDNYQMAYLILYPCYLFLLYFAVSGHKIRR, from the coding sequence ATGAGTATTTCAAAACAAAAATCAAGTAATTATTTCTTTCCCTTAATGATTGTTGGAATAATGTATTTTGCAGTTGGATTTGGAGTAGGAATAAGTGGATTCCTGACTCCTGCATTAAAATCTGCATTCGATTTATCAATAGGGCAATCTTATCTGGTAACTGCTGCTATATTTTCAGCATTCGTGATTTTTGGAGGTCCATCGGGTTGGGTAATAAAAAAAATAGGATATAAATTATCAATGATGTTAGCCTTTTTTATAATGGCTATTGGTATGTTCCTTTTTGTTCCATCAGCAAATGCCGAGAGTTTCCCTATATTTTTATTCGCACTATTTGTAGGAGGAATGGGAAATACTCTTTTACAGGCTTCTATTAACCCTTATGTTACTTTAATTGGACCTATCGAAAGTACGGTAATGCGTATGAGTTTAATGGGAATAATGAATAAAGGAGCATGGTGGATAGCGCCACTGTTTTTAGGCTTTTTTATCGATTTGCAGGATGTTAAACTGGATGATATAGTTTTCCCGTTTTATATTGTTACGGGGATAATGATATTTCTGGGAGTATTTACTTACTTCTCTAAGTTACCTGAAGTTAAAGCCGAAGGAGAGGAGAATAATGAAGTAGTAGAGGAAGATTCAACTACTAGTTATGCCTATGGGAAAACCAGCATTATGCAGTTTCCTCATTTATTACTGGGTGTAGTTGCAATATTTATTTTTGTAGGTATCGAAACTTTACCGATGACATCTATTATTGATTTCGCACGCGCTACTTTTGGTGATAATGATCCTGATTTGGCAGGGTATTCCAAGTACGTAAGTATAGGATTAATACTCGGATATATCTTTGGTGCATTGGCAATACCTAAGTTGATTTCTCAAACAAAAGCTTTGATCTTATTTACATTAATCGGGATAGGATCAACAACTTTATTAGTTTTCTCGCCTGCACAATATGCATTTTACGCATTATTGTTTGTAAGTTTTTCGAATTCAATAATGTGGGGAGCTATTTGGCCATTGGCAATTGAGGATCTTGGAAAATTCACAAAAAAGGGATCGTCTTTACTTGTAACAGGTATTGTTGGAGGAGCAGTAATTCCATTAATTTTCGGATTCTTAGTCGATTTTATTAAAGGTAGTGCCGAAATAGCAACTGTCGATAATTATCAAATGGCTTATTTGATATTGTATCCTTGTTATTTATTCCTTTTATACTTTGCAGTATCAGGTCATAAAATTAGACGATAA
- a CDS encoding PEGA domain-containing protein, which translates to MKLLNIKLVAFAIVGTILVSSCSSTTIITASNVEKAEVYIGGELVGVTPYKHTDKEKWGASTLLQLDKEGYHSYFGRLNKKWFSGYQDSISVKLYDEGGKIKKNELDSKNQGQTM; encoded by the coding sequence ATGAAATTATTGAATATAAAATTAGTGGCTTTTGCAATCGTTGGTACTATTTTGGTATCTAGCTGTTCGAGCACAACTATTATAACTGCCTCGAATGTCGAAAAAGCAGAAGTGTATATAGGAGGAGAGCTTGTTGGTGTAACTCCTTATAAACACACTGATAAAGAAAAATGGGGGGCTTCAACATTGCTTCAGTTAGATAAAGAAGGTTATCATTCGTATTTTGGGAGATTGAATAAAAAATGGTTCTCAGGATATCAAGACAGTATATCTGTAAAGTTGTATGATGAAGGAGGTAAGATTAAGAAAAACGAACTTGATTCTAAAAATCAGGGTCAGACAATGTAA